A single region of the Fenollaria sporofastidiosus genome encodes:
- a CDS encoding DUF6648 family protein, with protein sequence MIIQFNNGDLTKKEFLKENFNFITSLNIKPFIKIDSFEKGMFNYQYYNSLAKYYLMLANEIKNTNKHRKYFVEYKNTGLSLYHQKDLTTISILRLVDFENVDAYYVKTNSKFLNGKLYEIVLSDYKEAIFHSKALWLMDILKEKNVFSEKKKESVIDSYINKLY encoded by the coding sequence TTGATCATACAGTTCAACAATGGCGACTTGACTAAGAAGGAATTTCTTAAAGAGAATTTTAATTTCATTACTAGCCTAAACATCAAGCCTTTTATCAAGATAGATTCATTTGAAAAGGGCATGTTTAACTATCAGTATTACAACTCACTTGCGAAGTATTATCTGATGCTTGCAAATGAAATTAAGAATACAAACAAGCACAGAAAGTACTTTGTTGAGTACAAGAACACTGGACTTAGCTTGTATCATCAAAAAGATTTAACAACTATAAGCATACTAAGGCTTGTTGACTTTGAGAATGTTGATGCGTACTACGTTAAAACAAATTCAAAGTTCTTAAATGGAAAGCTTTATGAGATAGTCCTAAGTGACTATAAGGAAGCCATCTTCCATTCAAAAGCTTTGTGGCTTATGGATATATTGAAAGAGAAGAACGTTTTTAGTGAAAAGAAGAAAGAGTCGGTAATAGATTCGTATATAAATAAACTCTACTAG
- a CDS encoding TIGR01212 family radical SAM protein (This family includes YhcC from E. coli K-12, an uncharacterized radical SAM protein.), whose product MSNIISFEDEKKLYRVYSEYLRNKFHTKVYKLPISLNITCPNRDGSKAYGGCIFCTAQGGSFENLSNKLSVKDQIEQNKINITKNHKASKFIAYFQNFSNTYMPLDKFKENIMNAIAEDVVGINISTRPDLIFDDYMKFLSDIKDKYNLEITVELGLQSSNDETLKVLNRCHNTKDYIDACETLSKYGIRKAAHLILDLPWDSIDDIYNDARLINMTDTDEVKLHSLYHGAH is encoded by the coding sequence ATGAGTAATATTATAAGCTTTGAGGATGAGAAAAAACTCTACAGAGTCTACTCAGAGTATCTAAGGAACAAGTTTCATACAAAGGTTTATAAACTACCTATAAGCCTGAACATAACATGTCCTAATAGAGACGGATCTAAGGCTTATGGCGGATGTATATTCTGCACTGCACAAGGTGGTAGCTTTGAGAATTTATCTAATAAGTTATCTGTTAAAGACCAGATAGAGCAAAATAAGATAAACATTACTAAGAACCACAAAGCAAGTAAGTTTATAGCCTACTTTCAAAACTTTTCTAATACATATATGCCGTTAGACAAGTTTAAAGAAAATATAATGAACGCCATCGCAGAAGATGTTGTTGGCATCAATATATCTACAAGACCAGACCTTATTTTTGATGATTATATGAAGTTTTTAAGTGATATTAAGGATAAGTACAATCTTGAGATAACTGTTGAACTAGGGCTTCAGAGCTCAAACGATGAAACCCTTAAAGTTCTAAATAGGTGTCATAACACAAAGGACTATATAGATGCATGCGAAACATTATCTAAGTATGGCATCAGAAAGGCTGCTCACTTGATACTTGATTTGCCATGGGACAGTATAGACGACATCTACAATGATGCGCGCCTTATTAACATGACAGATACAGATGAGGTTAAACTGCACAGTCTATATCATGGAGCACACTAA
- a CDS encoding ATP-binding cassette domain-containing protein, whose translation MFELIGIKFKDILNIDHLLIDDSGLTMIIGPSGSGKSTLIKMLDNIISPDSGEILYKSDDINTYKPHELRRKVIMQSQFPAIFEGNVRDNLNVARKFSKLADLDDEKLHELLGIVLLDKNLTIIQKNSLAAKKQGFL comes from the coding sequence ATGTTTGAATTAATAGGCATAAAATTTAAAGATATATTAAACATAGACCACTTACTTATTGATGATAGTGGTCTTACTATGATTATAGGACCTAGTGGAAGCGGTAAGTCTACACTCATCAAAATGCTTGACAATATTATCAGTCCAGACAGTGGCGAAATCTTATATAAATCAGATGACATAAATACTTATAAGCCACATGAACTAAGAAGAAAAGTTATTATGCAGTCACAATTCCCTGCTATATTTGAAGGTAATGTAAGAGATAATTTAAATGTAGCAAGAAAATTCAGTAAATTAGCTGATCTTGATGACGAAAAACTTCATGAACTTCTTGGTATTGTCTTGTTAGATAAAAACTTGACGATAATCCAAAAGAATTCTCTGGCGGCGAAAAAACAAGGCTTTCTATAG
- a CDS encoding DUF1292 domain-containing protein: MSKDKDLINEEHDCCCHDEGCGCGHNHEHDDCDCEDTMIITLDDGTELECAVLDLFNFKGDDYIFLFPLDVEEEEEYVYPYKYIENENGVDVELEVVDDAIVDELMEEFYKKNEVDE; encoded by the coding sequence ATGAGTAAAGATAAAGATCTTATTAATGAAGAACATGACTGCTGCTGCCACGATGAAGGATGCGGCTGTGGACATAATCACGAACATGATGATTGTGACTGCGAAGATACAATGATCATAACACTAGATGACGGAACAGAGCTAGAATGTGCTGTACTTGATCTATTTAACTTTAAGGGAGACGACTATATATTCTTATTCCCACTTGATGTAGAAGAGGAAGAAGAGTATGTTTATCCTTATAAATACATCGAAAATGAAAACGGTGTAGATGTAGAACTTGAAGTTGTTGACGATGCAATTGTTGACGAACTTATGGAGGAATTCTACAAGAAAAATGAGGTAGATGAGTAA
- a CDS encoding GTP pyrophosphokinase, translating to MRLELFDFIDDTIDLLEQNNDKLEEILEILENFFTNTFCAKDHFLAARGRVKEAMSLREKILRNNLYIAYKTPENLMENISDIIGVRIECRFIDDEKKIYRDLLNLFNYKEDRGYYSSHINKKIYLKLSEEQPQIQKNGFEIYKIDGKYVDDDGKKIHFELQIKSLVNVFWGDIDHKVLYKNYNYVLTEDFFIDIMATIKDNLTMVDRQLMSVYNHLNRSDSSVQVNKKKQLIKLVSKTIHDIFKSKVKSELGYIIDYKDSCDMISEYLFMKARRKSAKDISQEFVDLIGRLSEIQENLGSITNYIEFERKPLFNDTFTQSLGDEILSLINTDFKWNLFFKIIFLIEKGTNVEDFEGFIIFLRYKFYESVALSVRNKDMSKEEKDFLINYYLDQISYDFKKKPELSFITDENINEINKNISLELVNISNFEDFSEQILERGDKDE from the coding sequence ATGAGGCTTGAATTATTTGATTTTATAGATGACACTATAGATTTACTAGAACAGAATAACGATAAATTAGAGGAAATTTTAGAGATATTAGAGAATTTCTTCACTAACACTTTCTGTGCTAAAGATCATTTTTTAGCTGCAAGAGGCAGGGTAAAGGAAGCGATGTCTCTTAGAGAGAAGATACTTAGAAACAACCTATACATTGCCTACAAGACACCCGAGAACCTTATGGAAAACATCTCAGACATCATTGGCGTTAGGATTGAGTGTAGGTTCATAGATGATGAAAAGAAGATATACAGAGATTTACTAAATTTATTCAATTATAAAGAGGACAGAGGTTATTATTCAAGTCATATCAATAAAAAGATATATTTAAAGCTATCTGAAGAGCAGCCACAAATTCAAAAGAACGGTTTCGAAATTTATAAGATAGACGGTAAATATGTTGATGATGATGGCAAGAAGATACACTTTGAGCTTCAAATTAAATCACTTGTTAATGTATTCTGGGGAGATATAGACCACAAAGTCTTATATAAGAACTACAACTATGTACTTACAGAAGACTTCTTTATAGACATCATGGCAACTATTAAAGATAACTTGACTATGGTTGATAGGCAGCTAATGAGTGTATATAATCACCTTAACAGGTCAGATTCATCGGTGCAAGTTAACAAGAAGAAACAGCTTATCAAATTAGTATCTAAGACGATACATGATATATTCAAGTCAAAGGTTAAGAGTGAACTCGGCTACATCATTGACTACAAAGACTCTTGCGATATGATTAGTGAGTACTTATTCATGAAGGCAAGAAGGAAGTCTGCAAAGGATATCTCACAAGAGTTTGTCGATTTAATTGGCAGATTATCAGAGATACAGGAAAATCTTGGATCTATCACTAATTATATAGAGTTTGAGAGAAAGCCACTGTTTAATGACACATTCACACAAAGCCTAGGCGATGAAATATTATCACTAATAAATACAGACTTCAAATGGAACCTATTCTTCAAGATTATCTTCTTGATTGAGAAAGGAACAAATGTTGAAGACTTTGAGGGCTTTATAATATTCTTGAGGTACAAGTTCTATGAATCAGTTGCCTTAAGTGTTAGAAATAAAGATATGTCAAAGGAAGAAAAGGACTTTTTAATCAACTACTACCTTGATCAAATTAGTTATGACTTTAAGAAAAAGCCTGAACTTTCTTTTATTACTGATGAAAACATAAACGAAATTAATAAAAATATAAGCCTTGAATTAGTTAATATATCTAATTTTGAGGACTTTTCCGAACAAATTTTAGAAAGAGGAGATAAAGATGAGTAA
- a CDS encoding ABC transporter permease — protein MTIQLIITGYLLKYILKSDSPWITLLILLIMQAFAIFNVYKRSKVKSAKLKQIIALCFIGSTLVSIFYYIIVVVGVRPWYDPRYFITICGMLIGNTMTGMSLAINSYKNSFKDQRDTIEAALMLGAKPKDAVTKISSEAFNSSILPTLNSMLGMGIVLLPGMMTGQILSGTDPMSAILYQVTIMIAIVGTVGITTSIFTSLAYKAFFNKREQILF, from the coding sequence ATGACAATTCAGCTAATCATAACTGGCTACTTACTTAAGTACATACTAAAGAGCGATAGCCCATGGATAACTCTTTTGATACTTCTTATTATGCAAGCCTTTGCAATATTTAATGTATATAAGAGAAGCAAAGTCAAGTCCGCTAAACTAAAACAGATTATAGCCCTATGTTTTATCGGCTCCACTTTAGTATCAATTTTCTATTATATAATTGTTGTTGTGGGAGTTAGACCTTGGTATGATCCAAGATATTTCATAACAATATGCGGTATGCTTATAGGTAACACCATGACTGGCATGAGTCTTGCAATAAATTCGTATAAGAATTCATTTAAAGACCAAAGAGATACTATAGAGGCTGCTCTTATGCTAGGAGCTAAGCCAAAGGATGCAGTAACAAAAATATCGAGTGAAGCATTTAACTCTTCAATCTTGCCTACTCTTAACTCAATGCTCGGTATGGGTATAGTACTCTTGCCTGGTATGATGACAGGTCAGATACTATCTGGAACTGATCCAATGTCTGCAATACTCTATCAAGTAACGATAATGATAGCTATAGTAGGAACTGTTGGTATAACAACAAGTATATTCACTTCACTTGCATACAAAGCCTTCTTTAATAAAAGAGAGCAAATATTATTCTAA